One Scophthalmus maximus strain ysfricsl-2021 chromosome 1, ASM2237912v1, whole genome shotgun sequence genomic region harbors:
- the LOC118318238 gene encoding CTP synthase 1, with protein MKYILVTGGVISGIGKGIIASSVGTILKSCGLHVTAIKIDPYINIDAGTFSPYEHGEVFVLDDGGEVDLDLGNYERFLDIRLTKDNNLTTGKIYQSVINKERRGDYLGKTVQVVPHITDAIQEWVMKQARISVDDDGVEPQVCVIELGGTVGDIESMPFIEAFRQFQFKVKRENFCNIHVSLIPQPSTTGEQKTKPTQNSVRELRGLGLSPDLIMCRCTTPLETAVKEKISMFCHVEPTQVVCVQDVSSIYRVPLLLEEQGVVSYLCQRLNLPVEVRPRRMLTKWKEMADRSDRLLEHVSIALVGKYTKLSDSYTSVIKALEHSALAINHKLEVKYIDSADLETGTQQAEPVKYHEAWQKLCSSHGVLVPGGFGVRGTEGKMLAISWARKQNKPFLGVCLGMQLAVCEFARNVLGWEDANSTEFNPESKHPVVIDMPEHNPGQMGGTMRLGRRRTIFKSNTSVLKKLYGGFEYVEERHRHRFEVNPELKHHFETKGLQFVGQDVEGERMEVIELEGHCYFVGVQYHPEFNSRPIKPSPPYFGLLLAAAGKLQNYMAKGCRLSPRDTYSDRSGSSSPETDLSELRFPSL; from the exons ATGAAGTACATCCTTGTTACGGGCGGTGTCATATCTGGCATTGGGAAGGGCATCATCGCCAGCAGCGTGGGAACGATCCTCAAGTCCTGCGGCCTTCACGTGACAGCCATCAAGATCGACCCCTACATCAACATTGACGCCGGCACTTTTTCACCCTATGAACATG GTGAAGTATTTGTTCTCGACGACGGCGGGGAGGTGGATCTGGACTTGGGGAACTACGAGCGTTTCCTCGACATCCGTCTTACCAAAGACAACAACCTCACCACCGGGAAGATCTACCAGTCAGTAATcaacaaggagaggaggggagactACCTGGGCAAGACTGTACAAG TGGTACCCCACATTACCGATGCCATCCAGGAGTGGGTAATGAAGCAGGCCAGGATTTCAGTCGATGATGATGGTGTAGAGCCTCAAGTTTGTGTCATAGAG CTGGGAGGCACAGTGGGCGACATCGAGAGCATGCCCTTCATCGAGGCTTTCCGACAGTTCCAGTTCAAGGTGAAGAGGGAAAACTTCTGCAACATCCATGTCAGCCTGATACCACAG CCCAGTACCACAggagagcaaaaaacaaaaccaacccaAAATAGTGTGCGAGAGCTCAGAGGGCTGGGCCTGTCTCCAGATTTG ATTATGTGCCGCTGTACAACGCCCCTAGAAACAGCTGTCAAGGAGAAGATCTCCATGTTCTGTCACGTGGAGCCCACACAG gttgtgtgtgtgcaagacgTCTCCTCAATCTACAGAgtgcctctgctgctggaggaacaGGGCGTTGTGAGCTACTTGTGTCAGCGGCTGAACCTGCCTGTTGAGGTGAGGCCTAGAAGGATGCTCACAAAGTGGAAGGAGATGGCTGACAG atCTGACCGTCTCCTGGAGCATGTTTCCATCGCCCTGGTGGGGAAGTACACAAAGTTGTCTGACTCCTATACCTCGGTTATTAAGGCCCTTGAGCACTCGGCCCTCGCCATAAATCACAAACTAGAGGTCAAG taCATAGACTCTGCAGACCTGGAGACTGGCACTCAGCAAGCTGAGCCAGTGAAATATCACGAAGCCTGGCAAAAACTCTGCAGTTCTCA tggCGTGTTGGTACCTGGAGGTTTCGGTGTGAGGGGGACAGAAGGCAAGATGCTAGCTATAAGCTGGGCGAGGAAACAGAATAAGCCATTCCTGG GGGTTTGTTTGGGCATGCAGCTGGCAGTGTGCGAGTTCGCCCGCAATGTTCTCGGATGGGAAG ATGCAAACTCAACCGAATTTAATCCAGAATCAAAACACCCAGTG GTGATTGACATGCCGGAGCACAACCCAGGGCAGATGGGTGGGACTATGAGGTTGGGAAGGAGGCGGACAATCTTTAAATCCAACACCAGTGTACTGA aAAAACTGTACGGAGGATTTGAATATGTTGAAGAgaggcacagacacagatttGAG GTGAATCCTGAGCTGAAGCACCACTTTGAAACAAAGGGTCTTCAGTTTGTTGGTCAGGAtgttgagggagagagaatggagGTCATTGAATTGGAAG GCCATTGTTATTTTGTTGGAGTACAGTACCACCCAGAGTTCAACTCCAGACCCATCAAACCCTCTCCTCCGTACTTTGGTCTCCTGCTGGCTGCTGCCGGAAAACTCCAGAACTACATGGCCAAGGGCTGTCGCCTTTCTCCGCG GGACACTTACAGCGAccgcagcggcagcagctctcCTGAAACCGACCTCTCAGAGCTGAGGTTCCCCTCTTTGTAG